The following coding sequences lie in one Miscanthus floridulus cultivar M001 chromosome 9, ASM1932011v1, whole genome shotgun sequence genomic window:
- the LOC136479088 gene encoding disease resistance protein RGA2-like: protein MDVVGTAVVDAAIGWLVQSVLGSFFTGMMKAWALLKNLENKRFLLKNLGNKRFLLVFDDMWEEKDRRGWFSLLAPLKHNRVPGCMILATTRRPSVAKMIGTMDPISVKGLDEKEFWLFFKACAFGNDSHEGHPSLQSIGQQIVIALKGCPLAAWSVGALLNRNVTYEHRRTVQNKWKSLQEDTDDVLPILKLSYDFLPVHMNLIAAPSAATYVCFCCAII from the coding sequence ATGGATGTGGTGGGAACTGCTGTAGTGGATGCTGCAATCGGATGGCTGGTGCAAAGCGTCCTTGGCAGTTTCTTCACTGGAATGATGAAAGCATGGGCCCTTCTGAAGAATCTTGAAAACAAAAGATTCCTTCTGAAGAACCTTGGAAACAAAAGATTCCTGCTTGTATTTGATGACATGTGGGAGGAAAAGGACAGGAGAGGATGGTTTAGCCTTTTAGCTCCACTAAAACACAATCGTGTACCTGGTTGCATGATTTTAGCAACAACCCGAAGACCATCAGTTGCAAAAATGATAGGAACGATGGATCCGATATCAGTTAAAGGTCTGGATGAAAAAGAATTTTGGCTTTTCTTCAAGGCATGTGCATTTGGTAATGACAGCCATGAGGGCCATCCTAGTCTGCAGTCCATTGGGCAGCAGATTGTTATAGCACTAAAGGGCTGTCCACTAGCTGCATGGAGTGTCGGTGCACTTTTGAACAGAAATGTTACCTACGAGCACAGGAGGACAGTTCAAAACAAATGGAAATCTCTTCAAGAAGATACTGATGATGTTTTACCTATCTTGAAGCTCAGTTATGATTTTTTACCGGTGCACATGAATTTGATTGCAGCCCCATCTGCTGCTACTTATGTTTGTTTCTGTTGCGCCATTATTTAA
- the LOC136479089 gene encoding protein ZINC INDUCED FACILITATOR-LIKE 1-like, with protein sequence MEEESITSPLLQEEKVYHPGCPGCANDRRKELQEGLPYREFLYVWIICLATSLPVSSLFPFLYFMIRDLHVAKRTEDIGFYAGFVGASFMLGRCLTSTVWGIAADRFGRKPVAILGVFSVVVFNTLFGLSTSYRMAIATRFLLGALNGLLGPIKAYSIEVCRPEHEALGISLVGTAWGIGLIIGPALGGYLALPAEKFPNVFSPDSFFGRFPYFLPCLCTSLFATVVLVSCIWMPETLHKHKVHQNENKNVEALEAHQSDYKEKDEQISSLDDKKSLFKNWPFMSSLITYCVFSFHDMAYSEVFSLWTESDKKYGGLSLSSEAVGQVLSITGVSLLIYQLSVYPHTNKILGPIKTSRVAAILCILILFGYPYMTYLSGTGLSIILNIASILKINLAATIISSSFIFQNNAVPQDQRGAANGLSVTVMSLFKAIAPAVAGTVFSWAQIRQHAFFFPGDQMVFFLLNAVKFLGLILTFKPFMAAPESRAV encoded by the exons ATGGAGGAGGAGAGCATCACTTCGCCATTGCTGCAGGAGGAGAAGGTTTACCACCCGGGCTGCCCGGGCTGTGCCAACGACCGGAGGAAGGAGCTCCAGGAGGGCCTGCCGTACAGGGAGTTCTTGTATGTCTGGATCATCTGCCTCGCGACTT CTTTACCGGTGTCATCATTATTCCCCTTCTTGTACTTCATG ATTAGAGACTTGCATGTTGCAAAAAGAACAGAAGACATTGGATTCTATGCTGGATTTGTGG GTGCTTCATTTATGCTTGGTAGATGCTTGACTTCAACTGTGTGGGGAATAGCAGCAGATCGATTTGGGAGGAAGCCAGTTGCCATACTTGGCGTTTTCTCTGT GGTCGTATTCAATACTTTATTTGGGCTTAGTACTAGTTATCGGATGGCAATAGCTACAAGATTTCTCCTTGGTGCTTTAAATGGTTTGCTTGGGCCAATTAAG GCTTATTCTATCGAAGTTTGCAGGCCTGAACATGAAGCATTGGGAATATCACTT GTCGGCACAGCTTGGGGAATAGGTCTGATCATTGGGCCTGCTTTAGGAGGCTACCTTGCACTG CCTGCAGAAAAATTTCCAAATGTATTTTCACCTGACTCATTCTTCGGGAG GTTCCCGTATTTTTTGCCATGCTTATGCACCTCACTCTTTGCTACAGTTGTTCTTGTGAGCTGCATATGGATGCCG GAGACATTACACAAGCACAAAGTTCACcagaatgaaaataaaaatgttgAAGCTTTGGAGGCCCACCAGAGTGACTACAAAGAGAAGGATGAACAAATTTCAAGTTTGGATGACAAGAAGAGTTTATTCAAGAATTGGCCCTTTATGTCATCCTTAATTACATATTGTGTATTTTCCTTTCATGATATGGCTTATTCAGAG GTGTTCTCTTTATGGACTGAAAGTGATAAGAAGTATGGTGGCCTCAGTTTATCATCTGAGGCTGTAGGTCAAGTGCTTTCAATTACAG GTGTCAGTCTTCTTATATATCAACTCTCTGTATATCCTCACACTAATAAAATTCTTGGACCTATCAAGACTTCTCGAGTTGCAGCT ATTCTGTGCATTCTTATTCTCTTTGGCTATCCCTATATGACATATCTGTCAGGAACTGGACTATCGATCATTCTGAATATTGCATCGATCTTGAAAATCAATCTTGCT GCTACCATCATTTCGAGCAGTTTCATCTTTCAAAATAATGCTGTG CCTCAAGACCAAAGAGGAGCTGCAAATGGACTGTCAGTGACAGTAATGTCCCTATTCAAGGCAATTGCTCCTGCAGTTGCAGGCACTGT GTTTTCTTGGGCACAA atacggcagcATGCTTTCTTCTTTCCGG